A region of the Roseobacter denitrificans OCh 114 genome:
TGCACGGATCATATGTGTGTCTGGCCCGGTGCAATTGGTGGCATCCGGGACCACGCAGGCGATGCGCCCGCGGATGATGGCAACGTCATATCCATCCAGCACTTCGCGGGTATGGACATTGACCCATTTGCCGCCCCTAATGAGCATATCGGCAGCCATTCTGCCGGTCGCAACGGCGATCAGATCAGCCGCAGTATCGGGCCAGGAGGGGAAAGGGCTGTGCGTCATGTCCTTCCGTGCCACGGCTCATGAAAATGTTCAAGGCAGGAGGCCAGAAGATGGACTATGAAACAGTGTCGGCGGAGGATTTTGGCAAATCCTTGCGCGGCATCGGGCTGAACCTGCTGGTGCGCGACGTGCGGGCGACCAGCGCGTTCCTTGAGGATGTCTTTGATGCTGGCATTCATCGCCTCAGCGATGATTTCGCGATCGTGACCTTTGGGAAAGACGTATTTCAGCTCCACAGTGATGCCACCTATTCTGCCAACCCCTTGCTGGGTCTGCTGCCCGAAAATCCGCCGCGTGGTGCGGGGCTTGAAATCAGGCTCTACGACACGGACCCTGATGCGGCGGTTGCGCGGGCGGTGGCCCGCGGTGCGATGATCTTGCAAGACCCGTCAGACAAGCCGCATGGATTGCGCGAGGCTTATATCCTGTGCGACGACGGTTACGCATGGGTGCCCAGCCGACCGCTTTGAGCCTGCCTTGCGAATTCGGCTTGAAGGTCTGCGCCTCGGTATGATCGGGGATATGGACGGCACGATGGCCCCAAGGCTTGCTGTCTGTCTGTCCCGAAACATGCCCGCATGCGACGTCCCCTGTCATATCGGAACCAGCCACGGGACCATCAGTTTCTGACAAAACCCGTTGTCGTTCATCCTCTTGCGGGGGCAGAAACGTGCCGCTTGCTCGCTCCGGCGGACATGGGCCAATAGCGGAATTGATCGCAAGTGTGATGCGATACCTTCGAAAACAATGTAGTACTTTTCCAGACATATAAGAATGAAAACCGGAATCCTGCGCGGCGAGGAGGAGCACTTGCTTGCCAGCGCATTGTTTCCTTGGGGGGCGGACATGAAATCACGCACGAAGGTTGCGGTCATCGGCGGTGGTATAGCCGGGTGCTCAACGCTTTATCACCTGACCGAAGAGGGTTGGTCAGACGTGGTTCTGATCGAACGGGACGAGTTGACCTCGGGCACCACATGGCACTCAGCGGCGCAGGTGACGAACTTCGGGATGAACCAGACGATGGTGGGTCTCAAGACCCATTCGATCCGGCTCTACAAGAAACTGCGTGATGATCCCGACTATCCTGTTGGCTATCACCACGGCGACGGCGGCATCCGGCTGGCCAATACGCCCGAACAAATGCAGGCCTACAGGCATTTCGCATCCATGGCGCGGGGCATGGGAACCGACTTTGAGGTGATTGATGCCAGAGAATGCGCCCGCCGCCATCCGCTGATCTCAACGGACAACCTGCTGGGCGGTCTGTGGGATGGTGAAGATGGCGATATTGATCCGGCCCAGTTGTGTCAGGCACTGGCCTTTCACGCACGCAAGGCCGGCGCGGAGGTCTACCGCCATACCAACGTCACGGCGCTGACGCAGCATGCAGATGACACCTGGACGGTCGAGACGGACAAAGGCCGGATTGATGCCGATATCGTTGTGAACGCCTGCGGCTACCGTGTGAACGAGGTTGGCAGTATGATGGGCGTGCATCACCCTGTCGCCTCGATGGAGCATCAGTATTTCGTTACCGAAGACATCCCCGCGATAGTCGAGGCGGGGCACCGAATGCCTCTGCTGCGCTGCCCGATCTCTGACTATTATGCGCGCCAGGAAAAGAACGGCCTCCTGGTGGGTTTTTACGAACAGGATTGCAAGACATGGGGCATGGACGGGATCAGCCCGAGCTTTGCCAATGACCTGTGCCCGGATGATCTTGACCGTGTGATGGACGTGCTGGAGGGAGCGTTTGAACGCATGCCTGCCTTGTCTGAAGTGGGCATCAAGCGGGTGGTGAACGGCCCGATCACCTATACCATCGACGGCGCGCCACTTGTCGGTCCGATCCCCGGCAAACGCAATGCCTACTGTATCATCGGCTTGCGCGCAGGTGTCGGCGAAGGCGGTGGCCATGGCTGGCTGCTCGCGCAACAGATCGTGCACGGTGAGGCGGAGTATGACACTTGGGTCCTTGATCCGCGTCGCTTCACCGGTCACGCAAATGTCGAACTGACAGCACTCAAGGCGATCGAGGACTATCAGAACGAGTTCCGCTTCCATTTCCCGCATGAACATCGCCCGGCTGGCCGCAATGCCAAGACGACCCCGCTCACGCCTGTCATGGCCGCTGAGGGTGCCGCCTTCACCGTCGTCAATGGCTGGGAGCGGGTCGATTACATCAAGCCCGCACCGGATTTCCACCCGTCGCTGAGCTTCAATTTTGACGAAACCTTTGATGTCATTGGCGACGAAGTCCGCAATGTGCAGCAGAATGTCGGCCTCTGTGAGGTCAATGGCTTCAACCGGTTTGAGATCACCGGCACGGATCGACACAGCTTCCTGGATCGGATGTTCTGCGGTGCGGTGCGCAGAAAGGACGGCCGCGTCGGCCTAGGCTACATGCTGAACCATCACGGGAAGATCAAGGCCGAGGCGACCATCGCCAATATCCCCGCTTCTGACAGGGGACCTGCGCGGCTTTGGTATGGCTCGGCTGCGGCGTCCGAGTATCATGATATGGACTGGCTGACCCGGCATGTGCAGCCGGACGAAGACGTGCAGATCCGCAGTCTGACCAATGATCAGACGGTGCTCGTACTGGCCGGTCCCAAGGCGCGTGACGTGCTGTCAGCCTGTTCGCGCGGCGATTGGTCCAAAGCGGCCTTCCCTTGGTTGTCGGTGCGCGAAGCTTTTGTCGGCTTCTCTCCTGTCACCGTTCTGGGCGTCAGCTTTTCCGGCGAGCTTGCCTATGAAATCCACGTACCGAACGCGTCGCTTTATGCCGTCTATCTTGCGTTGCGGGAGGCTGGACAGGCACATTGTCTCACGCTCTTTGGCGCGCGCGCGGTTGACTCGATGCGAATGGAAAAAGGCTTCCTGCACTGGAAAGCCGAACTGCTTACCGAATTTGATCCGTTTGAAACGGGGCTGGACAGGTTCGTGAAACCCGAAAAAAGACCGTTCATCGGTCAGCAGGCCTTGCAAAAGCGCATGGCAAACGGGCCGATCCGCAAACTTGTGACCCTCAAGATCGACTGCACCACGGCACCGGCGCACGGTGGCGCTTCATTGATGCAGGACGGTGCGGTGGTGGGTACGATCACATCGGGCGCGTGGGGATACCGCGTCGGTTTGAACCTCGCCTATGCCTTTGTCATTCCGGAAATGGCCGAAATTGGCCGCGCCATGCAATTGGACCTCTGCGGCGAACTGGTGTCAGCAGAGGTCATTGCGCCGTCACCCTATGATCCTGAACACGCACGGATGCAGGCGTGAACCACGCCGCGGCCCTCAAGGCGCGCATGCCCTTGCCGCAGCGGTGAAACGCTGACGCGCAACGTTTTCCATCTCACAAAAAGTGCATCGACGTCGTTTTTTTGTTGGTCAATGATGCCAAGGATGTGGTCTGCTTTGAGCGACAAAACAGGAGAGTCGTATGTCCGTAACCGAGATACGCCCGAATATGGAAAACTGGCAGGAACGCGTGGACCTTGCCGCCGCGTTTCGCTGGACGGCCCGGTTGAACATGCATGAGGCGGTCGCCAATCACTTCAGCCTTGCCATCAATGACGACGGTACACAGTTTCTGATGAATCCCAACCAGATGCATTTTTCCCGCATCAAGGCATCGGACCTGATCGTGGTTGATGCCAATGATCCTGATACCCTTTCGGGGCCGGATGCGCCTGATCCCACGGCATGGGGCTTGCATGGTGGGTTGCACCGGCATTGCCCGCATGCGCGCTGCGCGATGCATGTGCATTCACCCTATGCCACGGCGCTTGCCAGTCTGGCCGACAGTCGCCTGCCGCCCGTGGATCAGAACGCCTGCATGTTCTTTGATCGCGTCGTGATTGATGAAAACTACGGCGGGCTGGCCTTTGAGGAAGAGGGCGTGCGCTGTGCGCAGCTGTTTGATGACCCAAGGAAAAAGGTCATGGTCATGGGCAATCACGGCATCATGGTGATCGGTGACACGGTGGCCGATACCTTTAACCGGATGTTCTATTTCGAACGGGCCTGCCAGACCTATCTGCTTGCCTTGCAAACCGGGCGGCCGTTGCGGGTGCTGCCCGATGATGTCGCAGAAAAGACCGCGCGCGAGATCGAAGATTACCCCGAACAGGATCTGCGGCATCTGGCCGAACTCAAGGCCATTCTGGATGAAGAAGGCGCCACCTATGCCCAATGACGCTGAGACGCGCGAGGCGGGGCGGTGGAATTATCGCCCGCCCGTACCGCTGGCGCAGAATCCGCTGTTTCAATGGCCCCCCAAACCCGCAGCCATCTTTCGCTGGTACGCCGCGTTCTGGCTTGAAGTGTCGACCACGACGCTCTGTCTGGTTTTTGCACTGATCGCCTATTTCCTCGTCCTGCCGGATCTGGCCGAGATGCAGGTGCTGGCATGGGGTTGGGTCTCACAGGTCTGGCTTGCCAATCTGATCCCGCAGGTCATTTGCGCGGGCACGCTGCATTATTGGCTGATCATGCGCAAAGGACAGGGTGATAAAACCAAATACGACCCGCGCGATCAGGCGCGCGACAACGGGACGTTCACCTTCGGCAATCAGGTCCATGACAATATGTTCTGGCATATTGCCAGCGGCATCACCCTCTGGACCGCGGCGCAGGTGCTGGTGTTCTGGGGGATGGCGAATGGCTATGCGCCCGCCATGCTGTTTCCGGGCAACCCGCTGTGGTTTGTTGCGTTTTTCGTGCTGATCCCGATCTGGTCGAGCTTTCATTTTTACTGGATACACCGCGCGCTACACTGGCCGCCGCTCTATAAACTGGCCCATTCCCTGCACCACCGTAACGTCAATGTCGGGCCGTGGTCCGGGATTTCGATGCACCCGGTCGAACATCTGCTGTTTTACACAAACTTCCTGATCCATTTCGTCGTGCCCAGCCATCCGTTGCACGTTCTTTTTCATGGTTATGTTCAATCGACGCATCCTGTCTTTTCCCATTCCGGGTTTGAGGAAATCGTGGTGAACGACAAACGTCGGGCCAAGGCCGGGGTGTTCTTTCACCAGCTGCATCACCGGTATTTTGAATGTAACTATGGCACGGTTGAGATGCCCTGGGACCGTTGGTTTGGCAGTTATCATGACGGATCCGCGCAAGCGACGGATGACACGCGGGCGCGCAAAAAGCAGATGTATACCTGATGGCACCGGTATTTTACGAGGACTTGAAACGCTGGACCAGCACACGCCGGTTGGGAAGAAGGGCAAGCTGTCGCCCGTTCCTTTCCCAATCAAAAGACACATATCATGACAACTTACGGCTTAACCGAAGAACATACGATGATTGCGGAGTCCGTCCGCAGCTTTGTTGAAAAAGAGATCTACCCCCACGAGGAACTGGTCGAGCGGACAGGCGAAGTGCCTGCAGAGATTGCGGATGAGATCAAACGCAAAACCATTGATCTGGGCTTTTACGCCTGCAATTTTCCGGAAAGTGTGGGTTGTGCCGGGCTGAACCATCTTGAATTTGCGCTTGTCGAGCGTGAATTGGGGCGCGGCTCCATGGCGCTGACGCATTTCTTTGGCCGTCCGCAGAATATCCTGATGGCCTGTGAAGGGGATCAGATCGAACGCTATCTCATGCCCGCCGTGCGCGGTGAGCGGATGGACGCGCTGGCCATGACCGAACCGGGTGCGGGATCGGATGTGCGCGGCATGAAATGTGCTGCGGTGCGGAAAGGTGGTGACTGGGTCGTGAATGGCACCAAGCATTTCATCTCGGGCGCGGATCATGCGGATTTCATCATCGTATTCATCGCAACTGGCGAAGATCAGACGCCCAAGGGTCCCAAAAAGCGGATCACAGCGTTTCTGGTGGATCGCGGCACGCCGGGTTTCACCATCCGCGACGGGTATAAATCCGTCAGCCACAGGGGGTACAAAAACATGATCCTCGACTTCGATGATTGCCGCCTTTCGGATGCGCAGGTTCTGGGCGAAGTTGATGGCGGTTTCGAGGTCATGAACACCTGGCTTTACGCGACCCGTATTACGGTGGCCACAATGTCGGTGGGGCGGGCGCGGCGTGTCTTTGATTATGCGCTGAACTATGCGGCGGAACGGGAACAGTTCGGACAAAAGATCGGTAAATTTCAGGGCGTGAGTTTCCAACTGGCCGATATGGTGACCGAGATTGATGCGGCAGACCTGCTGACGCTGGCCGCTGCGGATCGGCTGGACAAGGACCTGCCTGCAAACCGCGAGATCGCGTCGGCCAAGCTATATGCTTCGGAGATGCTGGCGCGGGTCACCGATGCGGCGGTCCAGATTCATGGGGGCATGGGCCTGATGGATGACTACCCGCTGGAACGGTTCTGGCGGGATGCCCGGGTTGAACGGATCTGGGACGGGACGTCTGAAATCCAGCGCCACATTATCAGCCGTGATCTGCTGCGCGCTTTGGGGGCCTAGCGGCGATGTCGCCCCTTGAAAGCAGCAGGGTCAAAAAAGGCGCAACGCGCGATCTGTCGCGCTTGCTGCGACCCCGGTCCATCGCGGTTGTCGGCGGTGGATATTGGTGCCAGCAAGTCGTGCGCCAGTCCCGTGCGATGGGTTTTGCCGGGGATATCGCGCGCGTGCACCCCAAAGCGGATGTTGTCGAAGGGATCAGGGCGGTGGCGCATGTTCGCGACCTTTCCCATGTGCCTGATGCTGTATTTCTGGGGATAAACCGTCACAGCACGACAGAGGTTGTTGCAGAGCTCGCGGCGATGGGGGCAGGGGGTGCCGTTTGTTTCGCCTCGGGCTTTGCTGAAGCAGATGCCGAGGATCCCGCAAGTGCAGATTTGCAAGCAGACCTTGTGGCAGCGGCGGGTGACATGCCCATTCTCGGGCCGAACTGCTATGGTTTTGTGAATGCGGTGGATGGCGCACTGCTCTGGCCTGATCAACAGGGGTGTAGTCGCGTTGATCGCGGCGTCGCGATCCTGACGCAAAGCTCCAATATTGCGATCAATCTGACGATGCAGCGGCGCGCCCTGCCCATTGCCTATACGGTGACCTGCGGGAACATGGCGCAGACCTCGCAGGCAGAAATCGCCATGGCCTTGCTGGATGATCCGCGCGTCACGGCGCTGGGTCTGCATGTGGAGGGGTTTGGAGACACGCACCAGTGGCATGCATTGGCGATCAAAGCGTTTGAAAAATCCGTGCCCATCATAGTGCTCAAGATCGGGGTGTCCGATCAGGCGCAGCAGGCGACCGTGTCCCATACCGCGTCCCTCGCTGGGAGTGACGCAGGGGCTTGCGCGTTTCTGCGCTATCTTGGCATCGCGCGGGTGCAGGATTTGCCGACCTTTCTGGAAACCCTCAAACTGCTGCACTGCCACGGGGTTCTGCCGGGCAGCAGGCTCGCTTCCATCAGTTGCTCGGGCGGTGAAGCGTCCCTTGTCGCGGATATGGCAGCTGAGCACGCCGTTTCGTTCCCCGCGTTAAACGATGCACAAAGGATCACCTTGTCCGACGTACTGGGGCCGATGGTCTCGCTCTCCAACCCATTGGATTATCACACACATATCTGGGGGGATGCGCATAAGATGGCGGCCGCGTGGTTGCCCATGGCCGCCCCGCATATTGATCTGGTGATGATCATTCTGGACTATCCGCACACGGATGCGACCGCATGGGACTGTGCGACACAGGCGGCGATCGCTGTGCACCAACGCAGTGGGCGGCCTGTGGCTGTGGTCGCGACACTGCCTGAATTGTTGCCAACGGATGTGGCGACATGTCTGATGGCGGCGGGGGTGACGCCCTTGCATGGTTTGCGCGAAGCGCTCGGCGCGGTTGAGGCTGCGGCGGGGTGCAGCGCTGCGCAGGACGCCCCTCCTTTGCGCGCCGGATCCAGCGGCAAAACCGAAATGCTGTCAGAGGCGGAGGCCAAACAGAGCCTTGCGCGATTTGGCATCCCTGTCCCGCGTGGGCTTGTTGTGAAACGGGCTGATCTCGAAGGCGCGGCAACTGCGCTCGACGCGCCCTTGGTCCTCAAGGCCATGGGGCTGGCGCATAAATCCGAGGCCGGCGCGCTCAGGCTGAATGTACAGGCGGAAACCCTCGCCACGGCGGCGCGAGACATGCCCGGCGACCGGTTTCTCGTTGAGGAAATGGTCACGGGCACCGTTGCGGAACTGTTGATCGGTGTGACGCGCGACGCCGCACATGGGTTTGTGCTGACCCTTGCGGCGGGCGGTGTATTGACCGAACTGTGGGGCGATCAAAGATCATTGCTGATCCCGGCGTCGCGGGTGGATGTGGCGGACGCTTTGGCCGGGCTGCGGGCCTATCCCTTGCTGTGCGGCTATCGCGGTGCCGCGCCAGCTTGCCTGCCTGCGGTCATCGACGCGGTGATGGGCCTGCAGGATTACGTTATGGACAACGCCGACCACGTGCATGAGGTTGAAATCAACCCGCTGATGTGCACCCCCGACGCAGCTATCGCGGCGGATGCCCTTATCACACGGCTAATTCCCCAATTCCCGGCAGGAGAGCGACATGGACCCGATTAAAACCCGTCAGCAAGGCATGATTCTTGAAGTCACGCTGGACCGACCCAAGGCCAATGCGATTGATCTGGCAACCTCGCGCGTGATGGGAGAGGTCTTTGCCAGCTTCAGAGATGACCCTGATCTGCGCGTGGCGATCCTGACCGGGGCGGGTGAAAAGTTCTTTTGCCCGGGCTGGGATCTCAAGGCTGCGGCAGAGGGCGATGCGGTTGATGGCGATTATGGTGTCGGTGGTTTTGGCGGCCTGCAGGAATTGCGCGCGATGAACAAGCCGGTGATTGCAGCCGTCAACGGCATTGCCTGCGGGGGCGGACTGGAACTGGCCCTGAGCGCGGATATGATTCTGGCCGCTGATCACGCCAGCTTTGCCCTGCCTGAAATCCGCTCTGGCACGATTGCGGATGCGGCTTCGATCAAGCTTCCCAAACGTATCCCCTACCACATCGCCATGGAACTTTTGCTGACCGGGCGCTGGTTCGACCCGCAAGAAGCCAAAGGCTGGGGGCTGGTCAATGAAATCCTGCCCGCCGCTGATCTGTTGCCCCGCGCTTGGGAGTTGGCGGAGTTGCTGGCCTCCGGCCCGCCACTGGTCTACGCCGCAATCAAAGAGGTGGTCCGAGAGGCAGAGGACGCCAAATTTCAGGACATCATGAACCGGATCACCAAGCGGCAGCTTGAAACCATCGACGTGCTCTATAGTTCCGAGGACCAGCTTGAGGGCGCGACCGCTTTTGCGGAGAAACGCGACCCGGTCTGGAAAGGACGGTAGGGGGTTGTCTCTGGCGGGGCGAGGCGTCACGTTGCGCCTATGACGCAGAACACTCTTTTGTCACTCGGGCATGGCTTTAGCGCGCGGGCCCTTGCCACCCGGTTGATCCCGGCGGGCTGGCGGGTGATTGGCACAACGCGCAGCGCAGACAAAGCCGCTGAGATTGCGCAGACCGGCGTTGAGCCGCTGATCTGGCCCGGCGCGGATGCGGAGACGGTCTTGCAGGACGCGACGGCGCTGCTGATCTCTGCCGGGCCTGACAAGGACGGCGATCCGGTGTTGCGACAGTTGCACGCGCAAATTGCATCCCACGCCAAGCAATTTCAGTGGGTCGGGTATTTGTCGACGACGGGTGTTTATGGCGATCATGGTGGCGATTGGGTAGATGAGGACACACCGCTGACGCCATCGACCGCGCGCGGACAGGCGCGGGTGGAGGCCGAGGCCGCATGGCAGGCGATCCCCGGATTGCCCTTACATATCTTTCGGCTGGCGGGCATCTACGGTCCGGGGCGCGGCCCGTTTTCCAAAGTGCGCGCCGGCACCGCCCGGCGGATCATCAAAAAGGGTCAGGTTTTTTCCCGCACCCATGTCGACGATATTGCGCAGGTGCTTGAAGCCTCGATCCGGCAACCCCGCCCGGGTGCGATCTATAACGTCTGCGATGATAATCCTGCCCCGCCACAGGATGTGATCGGCCACGCCGCAGAGCTGTTGGGCCTGCCCCTGCCACCCGCGGTGGACTTTGAAACCGCAGATATGACGCCCATGGCGCGAAGTTTCTACGCCGAGAGCAAGAAGGTGCGCAATGATCTGATCAAGCGCGAATTGGGTGTCGTGCTGAAATATCCCGATTATCGTTCTGGTTTGAAGGCCATGTTGTAACGCTGGCGCGCCGCTACCGATTTGTCTTTGCGACTGCGCGTAACAAGGAAAAGACTGGTCGGAAACGAAAATGGCGACACCGAAGTGCCGCTATTCGAACCAAACCTGTTCAAACCATTACGATGATTTCTTGCGCCGCTTCATAGCTGCAAGACCGCCGATCCCGGCCAACAGCATGAACCCGGCAGCAGGCAGCGGGACCGGTGCAATATCAATCCGCATGGCCATATCATCAAAGTCGCGGTCGCCCGATGCAATGTCGTCGAACAACACGTAATAGGATGTCGCGCTGATCGCCTTGTAGCCAATGGCATAGTTTGCCGAGGCAGGGTTCGCGCCTGCGTTGTTGAAAATCTCTCCTGCGCTGGCCGTAGGAATCGTTGTGCCGAACGAGAATGCAACCAACCCGTCAATCAACTGGTTCACTGTTGCGGTTGCATTCACTGTGGAGGCGCCAGTGCCTTTGTTGGTGAACAGCGTTCCACCCACATTGGCAGAAAAATTTGTGTTCCCCGCCTCGAAGCCGAGATAGGTGAAGGTTACCTTAGCGGGTCCGCCTGTAATCGACAAACCGTTCGATGTTGATTTCTTGTCACCGGAAATAAAATCAATCGTTTGGCCATTAAGTCCAAGGCCAAGGTCATTTTTGGCGATAACCTGCGTTTGGTTGGTTCCAGTAAAACTGAATGATGCAGCATTGGCTGCGGAAATACTCAGTGTCAGAATAGCGGCGGTCGTCGCCATCAAGGTCTTAACGTTCATTGTAGTCACCTTTCACCAGTGGTTACTTGTAAAATGGACGACGCTCAAAAATGCGCCGCGTTATCAAGGTGGAAGTATTGCACTTTAAACTTTCTGGCAACGCTTTCTTAACTTTTGGCGCTGCCACGCTGCATTTTGCAATCCTTGCGGTTGCGTCCGGATGTAAAGCGACCTGAAGGTTGTGTTATTGATCTGTGGCATAAAAAAAGTCCGCCGATCCAAAGAACGACGGGCTGGTTTATTCAGAAGTCGGCCACCGGGTCACATCAGGTCGCGAACGTCCGTCAGGCGGCCTGTGATGGCGGCGGCGGCGGCCATGGCGGGGGACATCAGATGCGTGCGTCCGCCCCGGCCCTGACGGCCCTCGAAGTTGCGGTTTGATGTGGCCGCACAGCGCTCACCGGGTTGCAACTGATCGGGGTTCATCGCAAGGCACATGGAGCACCCGGCCAACCGCCATTCAAAACCGGCTTCCTTGAAGATATCCGCAAGCCCTTCCTCTTCGGCCTGCGCGCGCACGAGTCCGGAACCGGGCACGACCATCGCGCGCAACCCGTCCTTCTTCTTCTTGCCTTTCAGGATTTCGGCTGCGGCGCGCAAATCCTCGATGCGACCGTTCGTGCAGGACCCGATAAATACCGTGTCAATTTCAACCTCGGACAGTGGTGTGCCGGAGGTCAGCCCCATGTATTCAAGCGAGCGCTGCACGGCTCCGACCTTGCCGCCGGTGAAGTCCTCGGGCTTGGGCACGCTTGCGGTGATCGGCAGTACATCCTCCGGAGATGTGCCCCATGTGACCACGGGTGCAATGTCGTCTCCCTTGATGGTGATCACCTTGTCCCAATGCGCGTCATCATCCGAATAGAGCGTTTTCCACCATGACATGGCCGCTTCCCACTGTGCGCCTTTGGGCGCGTGCGGCCTGCCCATGCAGTATTCAAAGGTCTTTTCGTCCGGCGCGATGAGGCCTGCGCGCGCGCCGCCCTCAATGGCCATGTTGCACACGGTCATGCGACCTTCCATCGACAGATCGCGGATCGCTTCACCGCAGTATTCGATCACATAGCCGGTGCCACCGGCAGTCCCGGTATGGCCGATCACTGAAAGGGTGATGTCCTTGGCCGTGACACCCGGGCGCAGTTTGCCGGTAATCTCGACCTTCATGTTCTTGGATTTCTTCTGGATCAGCGTCTGCGTGGCCAGAACATGTTCGACCTCGGATGTGCCGATCCCATGCGCTAAAGCGCCAAAGGCCCCATGTGTCGCCGTGTGGCTGTCGCCGCACACCACAGTCATGCCGGGCAGGGTCCAGCCCTGTTCGGGACCAACGATGTGCACGATGCCCTGACGAATGTCGCTGACCGGGTAGTAATGGATGCCGAATTCCTTGGCATTGGTATCAAGGGCCGCAACCTGAATGCGGCTGTCTTCGGTCATGTTGTCGGCCTTCTCGCGCCCCAGCGTCGTGGGCACGTTGTGATCCGGAACGGCGATCGTCTTGTCGGGAGCGCGGACCGTGCGGCCCGTCATGCGCAAGCCTTCGAAAGCCTGCGGTGACGTCACCTCATGCACAAGGTGGCGGTCAATATACAGCAGGGTCGTGCCGTCATCGGCTTCATGTGCCACATGGGCATCCCAGATTTTATCGTAAAGTGTCTTGGGGGACATTGGTCCTCTCCCGTATTGTGGAAATGGTCAAACTCAACTGCGCGCTACGCGTGTAGGTGCGCCTTCGCAGCACGTATGAGGCACACAAAGCGGCCGGGCAGTCGTGCGTGATCCGATATGTCAAACAGCTGTTTCATTGCGTCGAACCGATAGCGTGAAATGCGCGCTTCATCAAGCCTTGGGAATTGCACATCGCCTTGTGAGTGTTTGGCCGATATGTAACCCTGCCCCTTATGGAAAACCAGTCGCAGGACTTTGATCGCGTTCTGATGTCAGTCGATGAGATCTGGCATCTGATCACCAGCTTTGGCGTCAGCATTATGAATCCGGGCTGGCGTCAAAACCAGATCATCATCCTGCTGGCACTTGTGGTTGTGGCCTGGGTCCTGCACCGCCTTTTGGGCCGCGAAATCGACCGCCGCGTGCGGGCGCGCGAGGGGTGGGAGAAATGGAAACTCCGGGTCATTGTTCAGATCAAGCGCCGTCTGGGCCTGATCTGTTTTGCGCTGATGGCCGGTCTTTTGTATCAGATCATGCAGCAGATCACCTGGCCCTCGCGCTCCTATTTGATCGGTCTGGCTGCAACGCTGGCGGTCGTCTGGGCGGTGATCAGTTTTCTCGGACGTTTTATCCAGAACCGTTTGCTGCGCCGGTTTGTGGTCTGGGGGATGTGGATCTATGCGACGCTGATCCTGATCGGCCTTGGCGATGAGGCATCGGGGTTTCTGGATGATGTCGGTCTGAACTTTGGCGATTACCGTATTTCACTGCTTTCCGTGCTCTCTGCGGCCGTGGTGGTTGGCGTGCTGTTCACCGGCGCGCGGTTCATCAGCCGCACCACCGCATCGCGCATCCGCAGCAACGAAGACATCAGCCCCTCCATGCAGGTGCTTGTGGTCAAGGCGGTGCAGGTCATCTTCTACGGGCTTGCGTTTTTCA
Encoded here:
- a CDS encoding mechanosensitive ion channel family protein → MSVDEIWHLITSFGVSIMNPGWRQNQIIILLALVVVAWVLHRLLGREIDRRVRAREGWEKWKLRVIVQIKRRLGLICFALMAGLLYQIMQQITWPSRSYLIGLAATLAVVWAVISFLGRFIQNRLLRRFVVWGMWIYATLILIGLGDEASGFLDDVGLNFGDYRISLLSVLSAAVVVGVLFTGARFISRTTASRIRSNEDISPSMQVLVVKAVQVIFYGLAFFMGINALGLDLTGLAVLSGAIGVGLGFGLQKVVSNLVSGVIILLDKSIKPGDVISLGETFGWINSLGARYVSVVTRDGREYLIPNEDLITGQVVNWSHSDEYVRLDIFFGTSYGCDPHVVRKLAVEAASGVARVLGPPKTPVCHIVGFGDSSVDYILRFWIRDPTGGLTNIRGGVYLALWDIFKANNISIPFPQREVRVLEEQD